The following are from one region of the Sphingomonas oryzagri genome:
- a CDS encoding RNA polymerase sigma factor: MKRRHAVVSSPCRRNKPLDDFETALAALLPRLRRFAHGLARDPADADDLTQQTAERALKARDQWQEGTSLTAWSYRIMRNLWIDTARSRQRRDRVLAPQELGETVGVSGEAEGRAELHFLMRAMDRLPDEQREAVALVMIEGLAYAEAAELLDVPIGTLTSRLVRGRQALAATLGD; the protein is encoded by the coding sequence ATGAAACGTCGCCACGCCGTCGTTTCATCCCCATGCCGGAGAAACAAGCCCTTGGACGATTTCGAGACCGCGCTGGCGGCGTTGCTTCCGCGCCTGCGCCGCTTCGCGCACGGGCTGGCGCGCGACCCCGCCGACGCGGACGACCTGACGCAGCAGACCGCCGAGCGCGCGCTCAAGGCGCGGGATCAGTGGCAGGAAGGCACCAGCCTCACCGCCTGGTCCTACCGGATCATGCGCAACCTGTGGATCGACACGGCGCGCAGCCGCCAGCGCCGCGACAGGGTGCTGGCTCCGCAAGAACTGGGCGAGACGGTCGGCGTCTCCGGCGAGGCGGAGGGCCGGGCGGAACTGCATTTCCTGATGCGCGCGATGGATCGCCTGCCCGACGAGCAGCGCGAGGCGGTGGCACTGGTGATGATCGAGGGGCTGGCCTATGCCGAGGCAGCCGAATTGCTGGACGTGCCGATCGGCACGCTGACCAGTCGTCTGGTGCGTGGCCGTCAGGCGCTGGCCGCCACGCTGGGAGATTGA
- a CDS encoding S8 family serine peptidase — protein MRRGWMMAVVATGLAMSAVAQLLPALGGGGLGAPLGGVTGGLLGQPGSQSTVLGGVQGGLDFVGGVARDLNPTDLLSLRRQRLRELVKDNRPALDMDDDGNPIRRDEIVATAPSDAALAAAKAAGFTVLRRETVEGLDLPLVVLAPPKGVPARKAIERLSQGDYALNHIYEPAYAALEPGGGKAAEGRAGGALMGLIDGGVGAHPAFAGAAIEQRGFAGAVKPSGHGTAVASLMVGQAGAFRGVLPGGRLLAADIYGGSEANGSAEAIARALGWLTVRGVKVVNMSLVGPPNPLLAAAVKAAQAKGVLIVAAVGNDGPAAPPQYPASYPGVISVTGVDAKGRALIEAGRPTHLDFAAPGADMAGAVPGGRWEALRGTSFAAPLVAASLAKLDRGDAVAVLAGEAKPGRKVGRGIVCGDCATPPKAVGIK, from the coding sequence ATGCGGCGTGGGTGGATGATGGCGGTGGTGGCGACCGGGCTGGCGATGTCGGCGGTGGCGCAGCTGCTGCCTGCACTGGGGGGAGGCGGTCTCGGTGCGCCCCTTGGCGGGGTCACCGGCGGGCTGCTCGGCCAGCCGGGGAGCCAGTCGACCGTGCTGGGTGGGGTACAGGGCGGTCTCGATTTCGTCGGCGGCGTCGCGCGCGATCTGAACCCGACCGATCTGCTTTCGCTGCGTCGCCAGCGGCTGCGCGAACTGGTGAAGGACAATCGCCCGGCGCTCGACATGGATGACGACGGCAACCCGATCCGCCGCGACGAGATCGTCGCGACTGCGCCCTCCGATGCCGCCCTGGCGGCGGCGAAGGCGGCGGGTTTCACTGTGCTCCGGCGCGAGACGGTGGAGGGGCTGGACCTGCCGCTGGTCGTGCTGGCTCCCCCCAAAGGCGTGCCCGCGCGCAAGGCGATCGAGCGTCTGTCCCAGGGCGACTATGCGCTCAACCACATCTACGAGCCGGCCTACGCGGCGCTGGAGCCGGGCGGCGGCAAGGCGGCGGAGGGGCGTGCGGGCGGTGCGCTCATGGGGCTGATCGACGGCGGCGTCGGCGCGCACCCCGCCTTCGCCGGTGCCGCGATCGAGCAGCGCGGCTTCGCCGGTGCGGTGAAGCCGAGCGGCCACGGCACCGCCGTCGCATCGCTGATGGTCGGGCAGGCGGGCGCCTTTCGCGGCGTGCTGCCGGGCGGCCGGCTGCTCGCCGCCGACATCTATGGCGGATCGGAGGCGAACGGATCGGCCGAGGCGATCGCGCGCGCGCTCGGCTGGCTCACGGTGCGCGGCGTGAAGGTCGTCAACATGAGCCTGGTGGGGCCGCCCAACCCTTTACTGGCGGCCGCCGTGAAGGCGGCGCAGGCGAAGGGCGTGCTGATCGTCGCGGCGGTCGGTAACGACGGGCCAGCCGCGCCGCCGCAATATCCGGCGTCCTATCCGGGCGTGATCTCGGTGACGGGGGTGGATGCGAAGGGGCGCGCGCTGATCGAGGCGGGCAGGCCGACGCATCTCGATTTCGCGGCGCCCGGCGCGGACATGGCGGGCGCGGTGCCGGGCGGCAGGTGGGAGGCGCTGCGCGGCACTTCCTTCGCCGCGCCTTTGGTGGCGGCCAGCCTCGCGAAGCTCGATCGCGGCGATGCCGTCGCCGTGCTGGCGGGCGAGGCGAAGCCGGGCAGGAAGGTCGGTCGTGGGATCGTCTGCGGCGACTGCGCGACCCCTCCGAAAGCGGTCGGGATAAAATAA
- the pbpC gene encoding penicillin-binding protein 1C: protein MLPVGISLWCLPPAMPSYADTRAAWRPSEAWLRDRNGRLLETVRINFQVRRLDWVPLDHIAPALQKAVVASEDKRFAAHNGVDWHGLAGSLWAALHGHSARGASTITMQLAGFLAPQLDAPGARSFRDKLRQIRAARAIEAHWSKDQILEAYLNLASFRGETQGVGAASRALFGKAPDALGQDDALLLAALLPSPQADPITVARRACRLGARTDCNTMIAEAEAMTGAGRRLADDPGLAPHLAYDLLRDPGETVTTTLDMGVQAMATGALSRQLLGLGGDRARDGAVVVVDNATGDVLAYVGGVQGGNSTAPAVDNADAYRQAGSTLKPFLYGQAIERGFLTPASILDDSPVQLDTASGLYVPKDYDHDFKGPVSVRTALAGSLNVPAVRALLLDGVEDFRDRLWDMGYRGLTEDGDYYGYSLALGSAEVTLLQQAQAYRALEDGGQVLPLRLRADDPAGARKAIMSPAAAWMVADMMSDPDARAVTFGIDSALRLPFWAAAKTGTSKAMRDNWCIGFSDRFTVAVWVGNAEGDSMTRVSGTSGAAPVWREVMLALHRHRPGVQPAMPAGIERRAVRFSDGVEPDRTEYFLGRTGQSDLVEAPATARRPRIVNPVSGAVYALDPDIPVDRQRIRLAATGAVSGEHLRLDAQDLGPADASPMVLPGPGAHRLQLVDPAGKVIDRALFTVR, encoded by the coding sequence ATGCTGCCGGTCGGCATCAGCCTCTGGTGCCTGCCGCCCGCCATGCCCTCCTACGCTGACACCCGTGCGGCGTGGCGGCCGAGCGAGGCGTGGCTGCGGGATCGCAACGGGCGGTTGCTGGAGACGGTGCGAATCAATTTCCAGGTCCGCCGGCTCGACTGGGTGCCGCTCGATCATATCGCGCCCGCGCTTCAGAAGGCGGTGGTCGCGTCGGAGGACAAGCGCTTTGCTGCGCACAATGGCGTCGACTGGCACGGGCTGGCGGGATCGCTCTGGGCGGCGCTGCACGGGCATAGCGCACGCGGCGCCAGCACGATCACGATGCAGCTCGCCGGCTTCCTCGCGCCGCAGCTGGACGCTCCGGGCGCGCGCTCGTTCCGCGACAAGCTCCGCCAGATCCGCGCCGCGCGCGCGATCGAAGCGCACTGGAGCAAGGACCAGATCCTCGAAGCCTATCTCAACCTCGCCAGCTTCCGGGGCGAGACGCAGGGGGTGGGCGCCGCGTCGCGCGCGCTGTTCGGCAAGGCGCCCGATGCGCTGGGGCAGGACGATGCGCTGCTGCTCGCGGCCCTGCTGCCTTCGCCGCAGGCCGATCCGATCACCGTCGCACGCCGCGCCTGTAGGCTCGGCGCGCGCACTGACTGCAACACGATGATCGCCGAGGCCGAGGCGATGACCGGCGCGGGCCGCCGCCTCGCCGACGATCCCGGCCTCGCGCCGCACCTCGCCTACGACCTGTTGCGCGATCCCGGCGAGACGGTGACGACCACGCTCGACATGGGCGTGCAGGCGATGGCGACCGGCGCGCTGAGTCGCCAATTGCTCGGTCTCGGTGGCGATCGCGCGCGGGACGGGGCGGTGGTGGTCGTCGACAATGCCACCGGCGACGTGCTGGCTTATGTCGGCGGCGTGCAGGGCGGCAATTCCACCGCGCCCGCCGTCGACAATGCCGACGCCTATCGGCAGGCCGGATCGACGCTCAAGCCCTTCCTCTACGGGCAGGCGATTGAGCGCGGGTTCCTCACCCCTGCCTCGATCCTTGATGACAGCCCGGTGCAGCTCGACACCGCCTCGGGCCTTTACGTGCCCAAGGATTACGACCACGACTTCAAGGGGCCGGTGAGCGTGCGGACCGCGCTGGCCGGGTCGCTCAACGTGCCGGCGGTACGCGCGCTGCTGCTCGATGGCGTGGAGGATTTCCGCGACCGGTTGTGGGACATGGGCTATCGCGGGCTGACCGAGGATGGCGACTATTACGGCTATTCGCTGGCGCTGGGATCGGCGGAGGTAACGTTGCTCCAGCAGGCGCAGGCTTATCGTGCGCTGGAAGATGGCGGGCAGGTGCTGCCGCTGCGCCTGCGTGCCGACGATCCGGCGGGTGCGCGCAAGGCGATCATGTCGCCCGCCGCCGCCTGGATGGTCGCCGACATGATGTCCGATCCCGACGCGCGTGCTGTCACCTTCGGGATCGATAGCGCGCTGCGCCTGCCGTTCTGGGCGGCGGCCAAGACCGGCACGTCCAAGGCGATGCGCGACAATTGGTGCATCGGTTTCTCGGATCGCTTCACCGTCGCGGTCTGGGTCGGCAATGCGGAGGGCGACAGCATGACTCGCGTCTCCGGCACCAGCGGCGCGGCGCCAGTCTGGCGTGAGGTGATGCTGGCGCTCCACCGCCACCGCCCCGGCGTGCAGCCCGCCATGCCCGCCGGGATCGAGCGGCGCGCGGTGCGCTTCTCCGATGGCGTCGAGCCTGACCGTACCGAATATTTCCTCGGCCGCACCGGCCAGTCCGATCTGGTCGAGGCGCCCGCCACCGCGCGGCGGCCGCGCATCGTCAACCCGGTGTCGGGGGCGGTCTACGCGCTCGATCCAGACATCCCGGTGGATCGCCAGCGCATCCGGCTGGCGGCGACCGGCGCGGTGTCGGGCGAGCATCTGCGGCTCGACGCGCAGGATCTGGGGCCGGCCGACGCCAGCCCGATGGTGCTGCCCGGCCCCGGTGCGCACCGGCTGCAACTGGTTGATCCCGCCGGCAAGGTGATCGACCGCGCCCTGTTCACGGTGCGCTAG
- a CDS encoding autotransporter outer membrane beta-barrel domain-containing protein, with product MRRLFASTCLTPIALGLIVSPSIAATVTIGAAQTTPVNTSTADSGAAADISITSAGSITPTSATAVTIDSNNSVTNAGAITINGVNNVSGILANAGTAGTITNSGTITNSETYTRTDTNGDGVLDGAWAEGSGRYGIRTAGAFTGDVINSGTITVEGNNSAGIALGGALTGSLTQSGTVSVIGDNSVGVSAGAVSGNVALSGTISATGGSSSAVLLNGDIGGTLVVQAGLTTTGYSSTTVPTDTSLLTAQNLLQAGPTMQISGSIAGGALFTDATSTTDSSGNTVTTTASTLTSYGSAPALLVGASDHAITLGAVTSDSASHGLVINGTLSGYGIYDGITASGLVIGGQGGAVTITNGMTVGGTILASANDASATAIRIGSGASVPEITSSGSISATGATAAGDSSTALQIDAGGTVTKLTNSGSIVAGTSGTAANAYAILDKSGTLTSVTNTGSISATGSAATNVAIDLSAATADTSVTQALASSDASAPSITGDIRFGSGNDTLSVSAGSVTGNVSFGAGTNTLALSGTSTYSGAADFGSGAGSLTIGDTSSFSGTLANAGNVAVQVSGGTLGLTSTGATAIGSLQVTGGGTLAVNVDGTTGAATLYQVAGAASFDTGSKLALHFSDLTHTVGTYTVVEAGSLTGVGNLSTTGVTLPWLFTSSVTTNTAGNAVDVVVARKTAAELGLNRSEAAAYDAVYTAISGDKPIGDSFLAINDGSSFKTALRTMLPDHAGGAFDAVTSGSRATARFLADPDAPIADEGSWGFYLQQVGWGRTKAIDDTAGYKITGWGASGGAEIKAGGFGNFGLGLAYLSGTNDDEGTENSVDSDQYELSAYWRGDWGGLHAWARGSAATIDFKSHRRFEGMDGTTQVIRSADGKWNGKLFSGSGGLSYTLQLGAFSIRPQGSIDYYHLHEKGYTEDGGGVGMDLIVDGRTSDEFAANGTVALGYKFFDDLANDGGFLRAEIEGGRRQLISSKLGDTVAHFAGGEDFTLIADDRTSGWTGAFRLKGGNSAYVISGEFDAEQQQDHVSVALRAGLQVGF from the coding sequence ATGCGTCGTCTGTTCGCTTCCACCTGCCTGACGCCGATCGCGCTCGGGCTGATCGTTTCGCCGTCCATCGCCGCCACCGTCACGATCGGCGCCGCGCAGACAACCCCGGTCAACACCTCCACCGCCGACAGCGGTGCGGCGGCCGACATCAGCATCACCAGCGCCGGCTCGATCACGCCGACCAGCGCCACCGCCGTCACCATCGACAGCAATAACAGCGTCACCAACGCAGGCGCGATCACGATCAACGGCGTGAACAACGTCTCCGGCATCCTCGCCAATGCCGGCACGGCGGGCACGATCACCAACAGCGGCACCATCACCAACAGCGAGACGTACACCCGCACCGATACCAACGGCGACGGCGTGCTCGACGGTGCGTGGGCAGAAGGATCGGGCCGCTACGGCATCCGGACCGCGGGCGCCTTTACCGGCGACGTGATCAATTCGGGCACGATCACGGTAGAGGGCAACAATTCGGCCGGCATCGCGCTGGGCGGCGCGCTCACCGGATCGCTGACCCAGAGCGGCACCGTCAGCGTCATCGGCGACAACAGCGTCGGCGTCAGCGCTGGCGCCGTTTCGGGCAACGTCGCTCTTTCCGGTACGATCAGCGCGACCGGCGGCAGCAGCTCGGCGGTGTTGCTCAACGGCGATATCGGCGGCACCCTGGTCGTCCAGGCGGGCCTGACGACCACGGGCTACAGCTCGACCACCGTTCCCACCGACACCAGCCTGCTGACCGCGCAGAACCTGCTTCAGGCAGGGCCGACCATGCAGATTTCGGGCAGCATCGCCGGCGGCGCGCTGTTCACCGATGCCACCTCGACCACCGATTCGAGCGGCAATACCGTGACCACCACCGCATCCACGCTCACCTCCTACGGCAGCGCCCCGGCACTGCTCGTCGGCGCCAGCGATCATGCGATCACGCTGGGCGCGGTCACGTCGGATAGCGCCAGCCATGGCCTTGTCATCAACGGCACGCTCTCCGGTTACGGCATCTATGACGGGATCACCGCGAGCGGCCTCGTCATCGGCGGCCAGGGCGGCGCGGTGACGATCACCAACGGCATGACGGTGGGCGGCACCATCCTCGCCAGCGCGAACGACGCCAGCGCCACCGCGATCCGCATCGGCAGCGGCGCCAGCGTGCCGGAGATCACCAGCAGTGGCTCGATCAGCGCGACCGGCGCCACCGCGGCCGGCGACAGCAGCACCGCGCTGCAGATCGACGCCGGCGGCACCGTCACCAAGCTCACCAATTCCGGATCGATCGTGGCGGGCACGTCCGGCACCGCCGCCAACGCATACGCCATCCTCGACAAATCCGGCACGCTGACCTCCGTCACCAACACCGGCAGCATCTCGGCGACCGGATCGGCCGCGACCAATGTCGCGATCGACCTTTCGGCGGCGACCGCCGACACCAGCGTGACCCAGGCCCTCGCCTCGTCCGACGCATCCGCGCCGAGCATCACCGGCGACATCCGCTTCGGATCGGGCAATGACACGCTGTCCGTTTCGGCCGGGTCGGTCACGGGCAATGTCAGCTTCGGCGCCGGCACCAACACGTTGGCGCTTTCCGGCACGTCCACCTACAGCGGCGCCGCCGATTTCGGCAGCGGCGCGGGCAGCCTGACGATCGGCGACACATCGAGCTTCAGCGGCACGCTCGCCAATGCGGGCAACGTCGCGGTGCAGGTATCGGGCGGCACGCTGGGCCTCACCAGCACCGGCGCCACGGCGATCGGATCGCTGCAAGTGACCGGCGGCGGCACGCTCGCGGTCAACGTCGATGGCACCACGGGCGCTGCGACGCTCTACCAGGTGGCGGGTGCCGCGAGCTTCGACACCGGTTCCAAGCTGGCGCTGCATTTCTCCGATCTCACCCATACGGTCGGCACCTACACGGTGGTCGAGGCCGGATCGCTCACCGGCGTCGGCAACCTCTCGACCACCGGCGTCACCCTGCCGTGGCTGTTCACCAGCAGCGTGACCACCAACACCGCCGGCAATGCGGTGGACGTCGTGGTGGCGCGCAAGACCGCCGCCGAGCTGGGCCTCAACCGATCGGAAGCGGCCGCTTACGACGCCGTCTACACCGCCATCTCCGGCGACAAGCCGATCGGCGACAGCTTCCTCGCGATCAACGACGGCAGCAGCTTCAAGACGGCGCTGCGCACGATGCTGCCCGATCATGCCGGCGGCGCGTTCGACGCGGTGACCTCCGGCTCGCGCGCCACTGCCCGCTTCCTCGCCGATCCCGACGCGCCGATCGCCGACGAGGGCAGCTGGGGCTTCTACCTGCAGCAGGTCGGCTGGGGCCGCACCAAGGCGATCGACGACACCGCCGGCTACAAGATCACCGGCTGGGGCGCATCGGGCGGCGCCGAGATCAAGGCCGGCGGCTTCGGCAATTTCGGCCTGGGCCTCGCTTATCTTTCCGGCACGAACGACGACGAGGGCACCGAAAACAGCGTCGATTCCGACCAGTATGAGCTCAGTGCCTACTGGCGGGGCGACTGGGGCGGCCTGCACGCCTGGGCACGCGGTTCGGCGGCGACGATCGACTTCAAGAGCCATCGCCGGTTCGAGGGGATGGACGGCACCACGCAGGTCATCCGATCGGCCGACGGCAAGTGGAACGGCAAGCTGTTCTCGGGTTCCGGCGGCCTGTCCTACACCCTTCAGCTCGGCGCCTTCTCGATCCGGCCGCAGGGCTCGATCGATTATTACCACCTGCACGAGAAGGGCTATACCGAGGATGGCGGCGGCGTCGGCATGGATCTGATCGTCGACGGCCGCACCAGCGACGAATTCGCCGCCAACGGCACCGTTGCGCTGGGCTACAAATTCTTCGACGATCTCGCCAACGACGGTGGCTTCCTGCGCGCCGAGATCGAGGGCGGCCGCCGCCAGCTGATCAGCAGCAAGCTCGGCGACACCGTGGCGCATTTCGCCGGCGGCGAGGACTTCACCCTGATCGCCGACGATCGCACCAGCGGCTGGACCGGCGCCTTCCGCCTGAAGGGTGGCAACAGCGCCTATGTGATCAGCGGCGAGTTCGATGCCGAACAGCAGCAGGATCACGTCTCGGTCGCGCTGCGCGCCGGGCTGCAGGTCGGCTTCTGA
- a CDS encoding zf-HC2 domain-containing protein — protein sequence MDETRIIAWVDGELSPEEAAEVEAAVAADPALAAIAARHRKIRARFAAAFTPLLNEPVAMPKRRSARIVSLAAVREERAAPPSPPAPRWRSWAWPSAVAASLLVGVIVGQGQQTGGVADRGDALALSAPIAQALDTQSSGQLAPVSVAVSFKDHDGRYCRGFVAQYIGGVACKEAGGWQLRYAAPVDPQKGDYRQAGGDAASAKVIATMIAGDPLDAAGERKAIAAKWR from the coding sequence ATGGATGAGACGAGGATCATCGCCTGGGTCGACGGCGAGCTGTCGCCCGAGGAGGCCGCCGAGGTCGAGGCGGCGGTCGCGGCCGATCCGGCGCTCGCCGCGATCGCCGCGCGTCATCGCAAGATCCGCGCGCGGTTCGCCGCCGCCTTCACGCCGCTGCTGAACGAGCCGGTGGCGATGCCGAAGCGCCGCTCCGCCCGTATCGTCTCGCTGGCGGCGGTGCGCGAGGAGCGCGCGGCACCTCCTTCTCCACCCGCCCCGCGCTGGCGGAGCTGGGCCTGGCCCTCCGCCGTCGCGGCGAGCCTGCTGGTCGGCGTGATCGTCGGCCAGGGCCAGCAGACGGGCGGTGTTGCCGATCGCGGCGACGCGCTGGCCTTGTCCGCCCCGATAGCGCAGGCGCTCGACACCCAAAGCTCAGGGCAACTCGCCCCGGTCAGCGTCGCGGTCAGCTTCAAGGATCATGACGGCCGCTACTGCCGCGGTTTCGTCGCGCAATATATCGGAGGGGTGGCCTGCAAGGAGGCCGGCGGATGGCAACTCCGCTATGCCGCGCCGGTGGACCCGCAGAAGGGCGATTATCGTCAGGCGGGCGGCGATGCCGCCAGCGCGAAGGTGATCGCCACGATGATCGCAGGAGACCCGCTCGACGCTGCCGGCGAACGCAAGGCGATCGCGGCAAAGTGGCGCTGA